One stretch of Clavelina lepadiformis chromosome 6, kaClaLepa1.1, whole genome shotgun sequence DNA includes these proteins:
- the LOC143461717 gene encoding HEAT repeat-containing protein 5B-like — protein sequence MELAHGLLLNEEALKTIPDNKKDIFLYEWLRFLHKVLKASQKSDIKEKQKQLVAQLNAQILAGPGPPTRSLIGYCLSTLYQVGDSYSMYETVSKCNEIVRNKDDSPSYLSIRLAAIVAIGILYEENGRMLGALFTDTVQVLVKGLKNAESQTRCETMTALRRLLVGLGASATMCHRDIYKVAKLALVDRSMFVRTSAAQCLEELIKESAYVYMNEFEPLIQQAVRALDGSTYEVRCAVAKMLGTLAAGTQKPKPAVTKGKKPSFDDAMGLLANGYLQAGSWGGARDLLKGSASSMSIRNVRIGVTEAHVEFARELGSDWLETNMTRFINKVLEIAVHPKATTNHVEAVYTRRCISFIFRSTIGIMLGEAQQQVAVRELCNIVSKHTAIIDVMANDGTNGNNTSTDVMLSQHVLICATQEIGSLLRSLGTSASPLVAEKQTSIVDPILGVLLYPSQATRLSAAWCLRCIATALPAQLSLLIDLCVEKMESLKASGEALSGYSAALSALLGAVKDCPMGISHAKGNKIFNVAEKILRSVGQNTKISIFRTQSGWLLIGALMTLGPSVVNSFLPKLILMWKTSFPRSMRELEQEKQRGDPFTWQLALEARAGSLCAMRSFVAHCGPLLTEETKRKIMIPLESAMAMMGLIPEIVAIHGPHLKAGAAMLRLRLYDILALLPPSVYEGSFSALLRELVAEFTLTDNPANTTTSLLRSLCHQDDSALLGSWLRETDQSLVEVQLQGHSASGSGSIEHDATTIYLQSPQENVAPGPLPLGVSVIDAAIALFGLAFPHVAMKHRLQMLKHFDDCVKQAAKNAQRQRAIQINVFTALICALKGLGESKRHLGGNEVRSAASELILSALTSSDITLRCAAGEAVGRMAQVTNNPTYVAKTAQLCFEKLKTARDVISRTGHSLALGCLHRYVGGMGSGQHLRMSVGILLALSQDSNSPEVQVWALHALSLIVDAFGPMFRSFVDSTLHVVLTLFLQVAPHHMQVHRCLSRCLGALVTTLGPELQGNATAITTARSSCLTCCAIMSHHADVQVQSESVSCLQQLHMFAPRHVELSTLVPRLCCYLSSWHLILRRSAVSCLRQLAQKEAQEVCEIASRCSKPNCNEKFGVTIGDTGLEGALFSVLDKEVDMKLTSDTRDTLSHIFQALALNKLSFWVALCKSVLAASTDTVTLSTVDQQQQETGDDKDANDDDTFTARKKDSKPKNVILPRWPTRVFAVDLIRRVIAMCRQSDANPAHFDLASARNIVRSGKKGEFLVLHLSDLVRLAFMASTDNCTQLRMAGLEALQDIIKYFKDVPEPEFHGSVILEQYQANVGAALRPAFSATDAPHEVTVRACEVCSAWISSGVVSDLSDLRRVHALLVSSLEKIKEVNSENSSSRPDHSESASTMEKLAVLKAWAEVYIGSVENKPAKKEAKSSKENLLSLVEPHLTVLANLWLKALKDQAILKLPPELIGHLPTPDGSFFTMETMSSVRSHYSYAWPTIMHALALWLAHVDFQDDGQDEEDAKIKLVQEERRKRLHLVMGVCVEALCSPRTSESISVIVSCLSTLDALLSSAWTRKTIGNDQVLGIEILNVLHRLLLTRDSYPSQQIVLSVVKKIVQAAKFHLHRDGEFTEVQELGEGGENGELITGQSTVFAVLEVCMCVLVRQMPSINPTFRSTTQEQVSTNKNLTPQGAQLVSTATHLLGEVLGLCSERGSLTILPTLLFLLVGVVREGTSRSNASQPSYVTVTAAALQTLQSIMTSPFLKTEKFIREWNQLLQSALVSVLELAKEDAYDVISLMACVALFLLQAPSSVCNTPKLLVKILEFFAMCFNSNDAKIKLKCMTHLSRIFRHPEALLSRSFIHKMAPLIVQYLDTEQQEMTSDDVPVVIEALSLVEQLVLLTEEVHRDEMAGMLIPLLISKLLVDPRKADTNGNRSAPKVSLHQHCLQRLLQIGPKYPQAFKSSLASNPQYKLSLEAAIRQNQVKIQHQQQQRAAVASVTKKAQAQPSIALKMDFSNFGKK from the exons ATGGAGTTAGCTCATGGACTTCTTCTTAATGAAGAAGCTTTAAAGACTATTCCTGACAACAAAAaggatatttttttgtatgaatGGCTTCGCTTTTTACACAAAGTGCTTAAAGCATCACAAAAG TCCGATATCAAAGAGAAGCAAAAGCAGCTCGTCGCACAGTTAAATGCGCAAATCCTTGCTGGGCCTGGCCCACCTACTAGGTCATTGATTGGCTATTGCCTGTCCACACTTTATCAAGTTGGGGACAGTTACTCCATGTATGAGACAGTGAGCAAGTGTAATGAGATCGTTCGAAATAAAGATGACTCTCCAAGCTACCTGTCAATCAGGCT tgCAGCCATTGTGGCAATTGGAATATTGTATGAGGAAAATGGCAGAATG CTTGGTGCATTGTTCACGGATACGGTACAGGTGCTGGTCAAAGGTTTAAAAAACGCCGAGTCACAAACACGATGTGAGACAATGACTGCACTACGTCGACTCTTAGTTGGACTTGGCGCGTCTGCAACTATGTGTCATCGAGATATTTATAAAGTGGCAAAACTTGCGCTGGTCGATCGATCTATGTTTGTCAGGACATCAGCCGCGCAG TGTTTAGAAGAACTTATCAAAGAGTCAGCATATGTTTACATGAACGAATTCGAGCCACTCATCCAGCAAGCTGTTCGAGCACTTGATGGCAGCACATATGAAGTTCGATGTGCTGTTGCAAAAATGCTCGGAACATTAGCAGCTGGAACACAAAAACCAAAGCCTGCTG TAACTAAGGGGAAGAAACCAAGCTTTGATGATGCCATGGGGCTTCTTGCGAATGGTTACTTGCAAGCGGGATCCTGGGGAGGAGCTCGGGACCTTTTGAAGGGCTCTGCCAGCA GCATGTCGATTCGTAATGTCCGCATCGGCGTAACAGAAGCTCACGTTGAGTTTGCGAGAGAACTTGGTTCAGATTGGCTTGAAACGAACATGACAAGATTTATCAACAAAGTCCTTGAGATAGCTGTCCATCCTAAG GCGACTACAAACCACGTTGAAGCAGTTTACACACGGAGGTGCATATCGTTCATATTTCGTTCAACCATTGGCATTATGTTGGGAGAAGCACAGCAGCAAGTTGCAGTACGTGAACTTTGCAATATCGTATCAAAACACACAGCTATAATAG ATGTAATGGCTAATGATGGGACCAACGGCAACAACACGTCTACGGATGTAATGCTGAGCCAGCACGTTTTGATCTGTGCGACTCAGGAAATCGGCAGCCTTCTGCGATCTCTGGGGACATCAGCATCACCTCTAGTGGCAGAAAAACAGACCA GCATAGTGGACCCTATTTTAGGAGTCCTTCTTTACCCATCACAGGCAACCAGGCTATCTGCCGCTTGGTGTTTACGCTGCATCGCCACTGCCTTGCCTGCTCAGTTGTCGCTGTTGATAGACCTCTGTGTTGAGAA AATGGAAAGCTTGAAGGCCTCAGGGGAGGCATTATCTGGATACAGCGCTGCACTCTCTGCATTGCTTGGAGCCGTCAAGGACTGCCCCATGGGAATTTCACATGCAAAGGGCAAT aaaattttcaatgttGCTGAGAAGATTCTGCGATCTGTTGGTCAAAATACAAAGATTTCTATTTTCCGAACTCAGTCCGGATGGCTTCTTATTGGTGCATTGATGACATTAG GTCCTTCGGTCGTCAACAGTTTTCTTCCAAAGCTCATACTGATGTGGAAGACATCTTTTCCGCGCTCGATGCGGGAGCTGGAGCAAGAAAAACAGCGAGGAGATCCATTCACGTGGCAACTTGCTCTTGAAGCTAGAGCCGGTTCTCTCTGTG CCATGCGCAGTTTTGTGGCTCACTGCGGACCACTTCtaactgaagaaacaaaacgAAAAATCATGATCCCATTGGAGAGCGCCATGGCAATGATGGGCTT GATTCCAGAGATCGTAGCAATACACGGCCCTCACCTTAAGGCAGGTGCTGCCATGCTTAGGCTTCGATTGTATGACATTCTTGCTTTGCTGCCACCCAGTGTGTACGAAG GAAGTTTCAGTGCTTTACTTCGTGAGCTGGTAGCTGAGTTCACGCTAACTGACAATCCTGCGAATACCACTACATCGTTACTAAGATCTCTATGTCACCAAGATGACAGTGCCCTGCTTGGGTCTTGGCTTAGA GAAACTGACCAGAGTCTGGTTGAGGTCCAGCTACAAGGCCACAGCGCATCTGGCTCTGGTTCTATAGAACACGATGCCACCACTATCTATCTCCAGTCACCGCAG GAAAATGTTGCGCCAGGCCCGTTACCACTAGGTGTCAGTGTGATTGATGCAGCGATTGCCCTATTTGGGTTGGCGTTTCCCCATGTTGCCATGAAGCATCGTTTACAGATGCTGAAACATTTTGACGATTGTGTCAAGCAAGCTGCCAAAAATGCACAACGACAACGCGCAATACAAATAAATGTCTTTACAGCACTTATATGTGCTCTGAaag GTTTAGGAGAGAGCAAGCGACATTTAGGAGGCAACGAAGTCCGAAGCGCAGCAAGTGAGCTCATATTATCGGCGTTAACATCATCGGACATCACGTTAAGATGTGCTGCCGGTGAAGCTGTGGGCAGGATGGCGCAGGTCACCAACAATCCAACCTACGTTGCTAAAACTGCGCagctttgttttgaaaa GTTAAAAACAGCGCGTGATGTCATATCGCGTACCGGCCACTCACTAGCTCTTGGATGTTTGCATCGTTACGTTGGAGGAATGGGATCGGGACAACATCTTAGGATGAGTGTTGGAATATTGCTTGCACTTTCACAAGATAGCAATTCTCCTGAAGTGCAG gtTTGGGCTCTTCATGCTTTGTCCTTGATAGTCGACGCTTTCGGTCCGATGTTTCGATCGTTTGTTGATTCCACTTTGCACGTTGTGCTCACACTTTTCCTGCAGGTGGCGCCACACCACATGCAAGTCCATCGATGTCTGAGTCGTTGTCTTGGCGCTCTAGTCACTACACTTGGTCCTGAACTTCAAG GTAACGCCACTGCAATAACAACTGCACGATCTTCCTGTTTAACATGTTGCGCAATCATGTCACATCATGCAGATGTGCAG GTTCAGTCGGAATCAGTTTCCTGCCTCCAGCAATTACATATGTTTGCGCCACGCCATGTTGAGCTTTCAACCCTCGTACCAAGGCTGTGT TGCTACCTCTCCAGCTGGCACCTGATACTGCGACGTTCTGCTGTGTCATGCTTACGTCAGCTTGCACAGAAGGAAGCGCAAGAAGTTTGTGAGATTGCATCGAGATGTTCCAAGCCAAACTGCAATGAGAAGTTCGGGGTCACCATCGGAGACACAG GTCTAGAAGGAGCTTTATTCTCGGTACTGGATAAAGAGGTTGACATGAAGTTGACATCCGACACCAGGGACACCCTCAGTCATATCTTCCAAGCTTTGGCCCTCAATAAATTGAGCTTTTGGGTCGCTCTGTGCAAATCAGTATTGGCTGCATCTACAG ACACCGTTACGCTGAGTACAGTTGATCAGCAGCAGCAGGAAACCGGAGACGACAAAGATGCGAATGATGACGACACCTTCACAGCGAGAAAGAAAGACAGCAAACCTAAG AATGTAATTCTACCCCGATGGCCAACAAGAGTCTTTGCTGTGGATTTGATTCGTCGCGTCATCGCAATGTGTAGACAGTCCGATGCCAACCCGGCACATTTCGACCTGGCATCGGCCAGGAATATTGTGCGAAGCGGGAAGAAAG GGGAATTCCTTGTGCTTCATCTCAGCGATCTGGTCCGGTTGGCGTTCATGGCATCGACTGATAACTGCACACAATTGCGAATGGCTGGCCTAGAAGCGTTGCAG GATATAATAAAGTATTTCAAGGATGTACCGGAACCAGAATTCCACGGCTCTGTTATTCTCGAACAATATCAAGCTAAC GTTGGTGCGGCTCTGCGCCCTGCGTTTTCAGCCACAGACGCCCCCCATGAGGTGACCGTCCGTGCGTGCGAGGTGTGCAGTGCGTGGATCTCGAGCGGGGTTGTCAGTGACTTGTCCGATCTTCGAAGAGTCCACGCTCTTCTTGTATCCAGCCTCGAGAAAATTAAAGAG GTAAACAGTGAAAATTCCAGTTCAAGACCAGACCATAGCGAAAGTGCATCGACCATGGAAAAACTGGCGGTGCTAAAGGCTTGGGCAGAG GTTTACATTGGTTCTGTTGAGAATAAGCCGGCCAAGAAAGAAGCAAAATCAAGCAAAGAAAATCTATTAAGTTTGGTCGAACCTCACCTTACTGTGCTCGCCAATCTCTGGCTTAAAGCTTTAAAGGATCAGGCCATTTTGAAGTTGCCTCCTGAACTGATAGGACATCTGCCTACACCAG ATGGAAGCTTTTTCACCATGGAAACCATGTCGTCCGTGAGATCACACTACAGCTATGCCTGGCCGACCATCATGCATGCCCTTGCTCTGTGGCTCGCTCACGTGGACTTCCAGGATGACGGTCAAGATGAAGAAGATGCAAAAATTAAGCTCGTTCAGGAAGAAAGAAGGAAAAGGCTCCACCTAGTGATGG GAGTCTGCGTCGAAGCGCTTTGTTCGCCGAGAACGTCTGAATCAATCAGTGTGATTGTGTCATGTTTGTCAACGCTTGACGCACTACTGTCGTCTGCCTGGACACGAAAAACCATCGGAAACGACCAG gTTCTCGGCATCGAGATTTTGAATGTGCTTCATCGACTTCTACTCACCAGAGACTCATACCCAAGTCAACAGATAGTCCTTAGCGTAGTCAAGAAAATAGTCCAAGCTGCAAAGTTCCACTTACACCGAGATGGAG AATTCACTGAGGTCCAGGAGTTAGGCGAAGGTGGTGAAAATGGGGAACTTATAACCGGCCAATCAACCGTATTCGCCGTGCTGGAGGTCTGCATGTGCGTGCTGGTGCGGCAGATGCCTTCTATAAACCCCACTTTCAG GAGCACCACCCAAGAACAGGTTTCGACCAATAAGAATCTCACGCCGCAGGGAGCTCAGCTTGTTAGCACGGCAACTCATCTACTCGGAGAAGTTCTTGGCCTCTGTTCTGAAAGAG GTAGTCTTACCATCCTTCCCACTCTACTCTTCCTATTGGTCGGTGTCGTCCGTGAAGGAACGTCGCGTAGCAACGCAAGTCAACCATCTTACGTCACCGTCACAGCAGCTGCGTTGCAG ACGCTACAgtcgattatgacgtcaccgtTTCTGAAGACAGAAAAGTTCATTCGCGAATGGAACCAGCTTCTCCAGAGCGCACTCGTCTCTGTACTTGAATTGGCCAAAGAAG atgcttatgacgtcatatcatTGATGGCGTGCGTGGCCCTTTTTCTTCTCCAAGCGCCATCGTCAGTGTGCAATACTCCAAAGCTTTTGGTGAAGATTTTAGAGTTTTTTGCTATGTGTTTCAATAGCAATGATGCCAAG ATCAAGCTGAAGTGCATGACTCACCTCTCTCGTATCTTCCGCCACCCAGAGGCACTTCTTTCCCGATCTTTCATACACAAGATGGCGCCTTTGATCGTGCAATATCTTGACACCGAGCAGCAGGAAATGACGTCAGATGACGTACCTGTCGTCATCGAGGCTTTGAGCTTGGTCGAGCAGCTGGTCTTGCTTACAGAAGAAGTTCATC GAGACGAGATGGCGGGTATGTTGATTCCTCTTCTCATCAGTAAGCTGTTGGTTGATCCGCGGAAAGCGGACACGAACGGAAACCGATCCGCCCCGAAAGTTTCCCTGCATCAACATTGTCTGCAAAGGTTGCTCCAGATAGGACCAAAGTATCCGCAAGCTTTCAAG AGTTCTTTGGCGAGTAATCCTCAGTACAAATTGTCGCTAGAGGCCGCCATTCGTCAAAACCAGGTTAAAATCCAACACCAGCAGCAGCAGAGAGCAGCCGTAGCTTCGGTGACGAAGAAGGCCCAGGCGCAACCGTCGATAGCATTGAAGATGGATTTCTCTAATTTCggcaaaaaataa